One segment of BD1-7 clade bacterium DNA contains the following:
- the acpP_4 gene encoding Acyl carrier protein → MLKPDVIQAIHRILANTLAIPRIQAFADDARLNEDLYLDSVLVLQLLLNLEIECGFEMPDTALTKEDFDTVDSLATFVLQQTQVSEPSASAPTQEQAPSSVDTELPKEEFEDIKVHCFVSCLCEIIKADPRTDHRPFYFGVWDAEVVIDDNACLGYHSASINHDFFRTWFERLYNVPVRPWYRPECSKMANTKQLLTLLDDKTDTENIMVMLDMFRLPERENKFNRDPFPHYVMLELTDDPDIWMMYDPDFRWEGTQKKTDVLHAIASDAVSGGYRFDSVDIRPTTNEAIRAYFTACINATYNPMTDAVSHILEQHLNTDTHYRLANLDTALEQLPVLAIRKYAYEHGLAFFWRELSLEDAEFEQWCDVIEALVSTYKQIQFRAMKLAKQAAESNTVDSLLVEQIRQLIDEQNIREFSIKNRLVDVFNVWTKQTDIPVPVVHFNNDSITETV, encoded by the coding sequence ATGCTAAAGCCTGATGTTATTCAAGCAATTCACCGCATACTCGCCAACACCTTGGCAATTCCACGAATTCAGGCCTTTGCTGACGATGCACGCCTCAATGAAGACCTGTATCTAGATTCTGTATTGGTGCTTCAATTGTTGCTCAACCTTGAAATCGAATGTGGGTTTGAAATGCCCGACACAGCGCTCACAAAAGAAGACTTCGACACCGTCGATAGCTTGGCAACATTCGTGCTTCAGCAAACGCAGGTGAGTGAGCCTTCCGCATCCGCACCAACGCAAGAGCAAGCGCCATCAAGCGTTGACACTGAGTTGCCCAAGGAAGAATTCGAAGACATCAAGGTTCACTGTTTCGTGAGTTGCCTGTGCGAAATTATCAAAGCGGATCCACGCACTGATCACCGCCCTTTCTACTTCGGCGTCTGGGATGCAGAGGTTGTCATCGACGACAACGCCTGCCTCGGCTACCACTCAGCATCCATCAATCACGACTTTTTTCGAACATGGTTTGAACGACTTTACAATGTGCCGGTACGCCCCTGGTACCGCCCCGAATGCAGCAAAATGGCTAACACCAAACAACTATTGACGTTGCTCGACGACAAAACCGACACTGAGAACATCATGGTTATGCTCGACATGTTTCGGCTACCGGAGCGGGAAAACAAATTTAATCGCGATCCATTTCCTCATTACGTCATGCTTGAACTGACTGATGATCCAGACATCTGGATGATGTACGACCCAGACTTTCGTTGGGAAGGCACTCAGAAAAAAACAGACGTGCTCCATGCCATCGCCTCTGATGCAGTCAGCGGCGGTTACCGGTTTGATAGTGTTGATATACGCCCTACTACGAATGAAGCCATTCGGGCGTACTTTACCGCATGCATCAATGCAACCTATAACCCAATGACCGATGCAGTGAGCCATATTCTTGAACAGCACCTCAACACTGACACCCACTATCGACTCGCCAATCTCGACACCGCACTTGAGCAATTACCGGTGTTGGCAATTCGAAAATACGCCTATGAGCATGGCTTAGCATTCTTCTGGCGTGAATTAAGCCTTGAAGATGCGGAGTTCGAACAATGGTGTGATGTCATCGAGGCGCTCGTTAGTACATATAAACAAATTCAGTTTAGAGCGATGAAATTGGCAAAACAAGCGGCTGAAAGCAACACGGTAGATTCATTGTTAGTCGAACAAATACGGCAACTCATCGATGAACAAAATATCCGTGAATTCAGCATAAAAAACCGCTTAGTCGACGTGTTCAATGTATGGACTAAACAGACAGATATACCAGTGCCTGTAGTTCACTTCAATAACGACAGCATCACGGAAACAGTGTAA
- the iucC gene encoding Aerobactin synthase, which produces MYKFSDDQLVCVHEKRVIRQFIEALLYEGIVDYQYNRGVFTFALGEQNYQAYGSIGGYSRIHLDAGSIVNFPALNSPMDDSVQQIKSPLQLETIVDTLPASDTVKQQLLIELNQTIQLCRTNAENLPTRVDRRSLSYAELEAAIDEGHPYHPCFKARSGFNEADHRAFGPEFENEFQLHWLAIHQSCLKMRLCAEDDLNPPLFWQAELGRFTYDALMQTLTNLTETPESYALMPVHPWQWAQIASQLTSAITNREVFPLGPAGDSYRASISVRTLLNVSDPEKANIKLPMNMVNSSSLRTLPDHSIYAAPLLSQWLNTLVDDDEFYAKHRPLGLLDEYAGISLNSDNVDDSHWTKQLSGQLGVIFRQSVDGKYPHQTALPFVALALEEADNLPFIHPWIQQYGCQQWLTQLVDVVVAPLMHLMLHHGIALEAHAQNMILIHDDGWPLEIIVRDFHESLEYVESYIAAPDLIPDFNSLSPCYINAPDDQYFWMSDVEALRELIVDTLFVYNFAEIARLLDVHYDFSQALFWQTVNDQLHSYISQSHTDTARIRAIDLHQPRIQTESLMRKKLSGLADAEFHHQIVNALAESQPLLKTKAKPKTKLRTESMTASA; this is translated from the coding sequence ATGTACAAATTTTCGGATGATCAGCTCGTGTGTGTGCACGAAAAACGGGTAATTCGCCAATTCATCGAGGCATTGTTGTATGAAGGCATCGTTGATTACCAATACAACCGGGGCGTATTTACTTTTGCATTGGGTGAGCAAAATTACCAAGCGTACGGCAGTATTGGCGGCTACTCGCGCATTCACCTTGATGCAGGTTCTATCGTCAATTTCCCGGCTCTAAACAGCCCGATGGATGATTCAGTTCAGCAGATCAAAAGCCCACTGCAACTTGAGACTATCGTCGATACACTGCCTGCGTCCGACACTGTTAAGCAACAATTGCTCATCGAACTAAATCAAACGATCCAACTGTGTCGCACCAATGCAGAAAATCTACCAACACGCGTCGACCGTCGATCGCTCAGTTACGCAGAACTTGAAGCGGCTATTGATGAAGGCCACCCCTATCATCCGTGTTTTAAAGCCCGCAGTGGCTTCAATGAGGCTGATCACAGAGCTTTTGGGCCAGAGTTTGAAAATGAATTCCAACTACATTGGCTCGCTATTCATCAATCTTGCCTAAAAATGCGCTTGTGCGCCGAAGACGATCTTAACCCGCCGCTGTTTTGGCAGGCAGAACTCGGTCGTTTTACGTATGACGCTTTGATGCAAACCTTGACGAACCTCACCGAAACACCTGAATCGTACGCATTGATGCCGGTACACCCGTGGCAATGGGCGCAGATAGCATCACAACTGACCAGTGCGATAACAAACCGAGAAGTCTTCCCGCTTGGGCCAGCCGGTGACAGCTATCGTGCGAGTATTTCTGTGCGCACTTTACTGAATGTTAGTGACCCGGAAAAAGCCAATATCAAACTCCCGATGAATATGGTCAATAGCTCATCGCTACGCACACTGCCAGATCACTCTATCTATGCGGCACCGTTACTCTCGCAGTGGCTAAATACCCTTGTCGATGATGATGAATTCTATGCAAAGCACAGGCCATTAGGTTTGCTTGATGAATATGCCGGAATCTCTCTGAACAGCGACAACGTGGATGACTCACATTGGACAAAACAACTCAGCGGCCAGCTAGGTGTGATATTTCGTCAAAGTGTTGATGGAAAGTACCCACACCAAACAGCCCTTCCTTTTGTTGCGCTCGCGCTTGAAGAAGCCGACAACCTGCCGTTCATCCACCCATGGATTCAACAATACGGCTGCCAACAATGGCTGACACAACTCGTCGACGTCGTCGTTGCACCGCTGATGCATCTGATGCTGCATCACGGTATTGCATTGGAAGCGCACGCCCAAAATATGATTTTGATTCACGACGACGGTTGGCCACTGGAGATCATCGTGCGTGATTTTCATGAAAGCCTTGAGTACGTCGAAAGCTATATCGCCGCGCCAGATTTGATACCGGATTTTAATTCATTATCGCCCTGCTATATCAACGCCCCTGATGATCAGTACTTCTGGATGTCTGACGTTGAAGCGCTAAGAGAGCTTATTGTCGACACCTTGTTTGTATATAACTTCGCTGAGATAGCGCGTCTACTTGATGTGCATTACGACTTCTCACAGGCACTTTTTTGGCAAACAGTAAACGACCAACTCCACAGCTATATCTCTCAATCTCATACCGACACGGCGCGTATCCGGGCGATTGATCTACATCAGCCACGCATACAAACAGAATCACTGATGCGCAAAAAGCTTAGTGGCTTGGCAGATGCTGAGTTTCATCATCAGATCGTCAATGCGTTGGCCGAATCGCAACCACTATTGAAGACCAAAGCCAAGCCTAAAACCAAACTGCGCACGGAATCTATGACGGCATCTGCCTGA
- the lcfB_2 gene encoding Long-chain-fatty-acid--CoA ligase: protein MLRVNNIDYSADNLKTLQAGFQSIDALQALTSATPQRIAVCLEDTFTWLALCFYLRDKQHSVMPLHPDTPKESAQKSAQQAGCEWLFYHTLSNAIQIPSNTNVPTLTPAEAGLIQMSSGTTGTPKCIERSWHTIATEIESYIAFFTETDDMTPVVACPVTHSYGLICGVMVALARGNAPIIITNINPRFLLKTLQATERPLLYASPIMLQGIVRLWPADKKLHAIMTSGSIMXQPIFDELRPRVDNMYQQYGCSEAGCISINRQMTRPDDLGEPLPHLAMSAGDDSHNPDEIIVTASSNHGALNRIHTQDLGYLQQSPATGKYHLHFVTRLDDTIIVSGLNVYPQDVENTLLQHPQIDDVVVFKTDDKFAGQRVSARYVSAQSLDPHVIRQWCLTHIAPFQVPSQLQQVDQIERMANGKISRQQVARDFVKDQQAAQQQEIQQHAKA, encoded by the coding sequence ATGTTACGTGTAAACAACATCGACTACAGTGCCGACAACCTGAAGACACTCCAAGCAGGTTTTCAATCGATAGATGCACTACAAGCACTTACAAGCGCAACTCCACAGCGCATTGCTGTGTGCCTTGAAGACACCTTCACATGGCTGGCGTTATGCTTCTATTTACGCGACAAACAACACTCCGTGATGCCGCTGCACCCTGACACCCCCAAAGAATCGGCACAAAAAAGTGCACAACAAGCCGGCTGTGAATGGTTGTTTTATCACACGCTTAGCAATGCGATACAAATCCCCTCTAATACAAACGTACCGACATTAACACCTGCCGAAGCCGGCTTAATTCAAATGAGCTCCGGCACTACAGGAACGCCCAAATGCATCGAGCGTAGCTGGCACACCATCGCAACAGAAATCGAAAGTTACATAGCGTTTTTTACCGAAACCGACGACATGACGCCCGTTGTTGCCTGCCCTGTAACCCACTCCTACGGATTAATCTGTGGCGTTATGGTCGCACTGGCACGCGGCAACGCGCCGATAATAATCACCAATATTAATCCGCGTTTTTTGCTGAAAACCCTGCAAGCTACCGAACGCCCTTTGCTGTATGCGTCTCCCATCATGCTGCAAGGCATCGTGCGACTATGGCCCGCTGATAAAAAACTACACGCCATCATGACATCCGGCTCAATCATGNCGCAGCCAATCTTTGATGAGTTGCGCCCGCGGGTCGACAATATGTATCAACAATACGGATGCTCCGAGGCAGGCTGTATCAGCATCAATCGTCAAATGACCCGTCCGGACGATCTCGGTGAACCCTTACCTCACCTCGCGATGAGTGCAGGCGACGATAGTCACAATCCGGATGAGATCATCGTTACCGCAAGCTCTAACCATGGAGCCCTAAACCGAATCCACACTCAGGATCTCGGATATCTTCAACAATCACCGGCCACCGGTAAATACCACCTTCACTTTGTCACGCGGCTAGACGATACCATTATCGTATCCGGGCTTAACGTATACCCTCAAGACGTTGAAAACACTCTATTGCAGCACCCGCAGATTGATGATGTTGTTGTCTTTAAAACCGATGACAAATTTGCCGGGCAACGAGTCTCTGCCCGCTATGTTTCTGCTCAAAGCCTTGACCCACACGTTATCAGGCAATGGTGCCTAACACATATCGCACCGTTTCAGGTACCTAGCCAGCTACAACAAGTCGATCAAATCGAACGCATGGCGAACGGTAAAATCAGCCGTCAACAAGTCGCCAGAGATTTTGTAAAAGATCAGCAAGCCGCGCAACAGCAAGAGATTCAACAACATGCTAAAGCCTGA
- the asbF gene encoding 3-dehydroshikimate dehydratase: MDLSVCTISFRHQLISIDQIANWAKANHFQGIELWGAHARNLIETPQYDAEWLAGYGLRTTMISDYLPLQAESDILYSTVQNLARLAKHWGAKKIRTFAGGSGSSDTSETEFHDLVEKLQAICDWLAPHGINLVIETHPGTYADTVTASQKLIETVSRSNLQLNFDVLHIWESKADIITAVEQLAPHINHFHLKNISSVDHLNVFSPPNVYSASGTREGIVPLFEGAVDYRSFLAHVQASDHRHLANVDASLEWFGNRCKATLKKDRYEIQKTHQQYAHSM, translated from the coding sequence ATGGATCTTTCAGTATGCACCATATCGTTTCGTCACCAGCTGATATCCATCGATCAAATCGCGAACTGGGCAAAAGCCAATCATTTTCAGGGAATCGAGCTGTGGGGTGCCCATGCAAGAAACCTGATCGAAACACCGCAATACGATGCTGAATGGCTGGCCGGCTATGGTCTTCGAACCACCATGATCAGCGATTATTTGCCGCTACAGGCCGAGAGCGACATCCTCTACTCGACGGTTCAGAACCTTGCACGCTTGGCCAAACACTGGGGGGCGAAAAAAATTCGCACTTTCGCCGGCGGCAGCGGCAGTAGCGATACCTCAGAAACGGAGTTTCATGACCTTGTCGAAAAACTACAAGCCATTTGTGACTGGTTAGCGCCACACGGCATTAATCTGGTGATAGAAACCCACCCGGGCACCTATGCTGATACAGTTACTGCCAGCCAAAAACTCATCGAGACGGTTAGTAGAAGCAATCTTCAACTCAATTTTGACGTATTGCACATCTGGGAATCCAAAGCCGATATCATTACGGCAGTTGAGCAACTCGCACCTCACATCAACCACTTTCACTTGAAAAATATCAGCAGTGTGGACCACCTGAACGTATTCTCACCGCCCAATGTGTATTCAGCCTCAGGTACCCGGGAAGGTATTGTGCCGTTATTTGAGGGAGCCGTAGACTACCGCTCTTTCCTTGCGCATGTACAGGCATCAGACCACCGCCACTTGGCTAACGTTGATGCCTCGTTGGAATGGTTTGGCAACCGCTGCAAAGCGACACTGAAAAAAGACCGATACGAAATTCAAAAGACGCATCAACAATATGCTCACTCGATGTAA
- the iucA gene encoding N(2)-citryl-N(6)-acetyl-N(6)-hydroxylysine synthase, which yields MNPLATNTANNASFQAFMNCYLREIDAGVWHTADAWFIDTGLRFDGEESHVIELQLADQDKTLAIGVTFRSIVGRHQLTHIYQQDNALWEWKKIDSLTTILLLIDNIYQGFAHKSPEAKTQQLELIARIVESHQVMTHYVDSRLDDPRLQAQDFINSEQSILFGHWLHPTPKSRQGIHAWQHQQYTPELCGEFQLDYFAVDRQLIDQGSMLDDTADAIIMQIVSHSSSDNPNESNENGKPDLKANESIIPVHPLQTQWLLAQSHVTRLLATGQLRHLGVMGPHFTATSSVRTVYCPSLDYMLKLSIPVKITNSLRVNMQHELKPGLAVSSLLDKTYFCDRYPMFQTINDPAYITLDIEDQRESGFEVIIRENPFKIDNQNSLATGVHSIAALVQDPIDVLQKSRLHQLIDQLSLSQHRAPDKVSLDWFDAYWQCAIEPAIFLYDQHGIALEAHQQNSLLDLSHGYPSRYYYRDNQGFYLSAGCQQQLLSIEPLLGETADLFYDDEMICDRFSYYLVINQLFSVINRFGLDGLITEQVLLERTADKLQSLQPTLSLRGQQLIDAILHRREIPCKGNLLTRIDDVDELQADLELAVYTTIKNPLHDLAFTLNPSTASRSQSLAMPNMVSDSIPDVIPDSIPDSIPDSIPA from the coding sequence ATGAATCCGCTAGCGACGAACACGGCAAACAATGCGTCTTTCCAGGCGTTTATGAACTGCTATCTCCGCGAAATCGACGCCGGTGTATGGCACACTGCGGATGCATGGTTTATCGATACTGGTCTTCGATTTGATGGTGAAGAGTCGCATGTCATCGAACTACAACTTGCGGATCAAGATAAGACATTAGCCATTGGCGTTACCTTTCGATCGATTGTCGGAAGACACCAACTCACGCACATCTATCAACAAGACAACGCACTCTGGGAATGGAAAAAGATTGACTCCCTAACCACGATTTTGCTGTTAATCGACAATATTTATCAAGGCTTCGCGCATAAAAGCCCAGAGGCAAAAACCCAACAACTGGAGTTAATTGCCCGTATCGTTGAGAGCCACCAGGTGATGACGCATTACGTCGACAGTCGGCTTGATGACCCTCGACTGCAAGCACAGGATTTTATCAATTCGGAACAATCGATCCTGTTTGGCCATTGGCTGCACCCGACTCCTAAATCCCGACAAGGCATTCATGCTTGGCAGCATCAACAGTACACACCCGAGCTATGCGGTGAGTTTCAACTGGATTATTTCGCGGTTGATCGCCAACTCATCGATCAAGGTTCAATGCTCGATGACACCGCCGATGCGATCATCATGCAGATTGTCAGCCACAGCTCCAGCGATAATCCAAACGAGAGCAACGAAAACGGCAAGCCCGATTTAAAAGCCAATGAGTCCATCATTCCGGTTCACCCACTGCAAACCCAATGGCTTCTCGCCCAATCACACGTGACACGATTATTGGCGACCGGGCAATTGCGTCATCTGGGCGTGATGGGGCCGCACTTTACTGCAACATCGTCTGTTCGCACGGTGTATTGCCCCTCTCTCGACTACATGCTCAAGCTATCCATACCCGTCAAGATTACAAATTCGCTGCGCGTGAACATGCAACACGAATTGAAACCCGGCCTTGCGGTGTCGTCATTGTTAGACAAAACCTACTTCTGCGATCGATACCCGATGTTTCAAACCATCAACGATCCGGCCTACATCACGCTGGATATCGAAGACCAACGTGAAAGCGGCTTTGAAGTTATTATTCGCGAAAACCCGTTCAAGATTGATAATCAGAATTCTCTGGCAACAGGCGTTCACTCCATCGCGGCATTAGTACAAGACCCCATTGATGTACTGCAGAAATCACGCTTGCATCAGCTGATTGACCAACTGAGCCTATCGCAACACAGAGCGCCTGATAAGGTCAGCCTAGATTGGTTCGACGCCTACTGGCAATGTGCCATTGAGCCTGCAATCTTCCTTTACGATCAGCATGGAATTGCCTTGGAAGCCCACCAACAAAACTCGTTGCTCGATCTCAGCCATGGCTACCCATCACGTTACTACTACCGAGACAATCAAGGGTTTTATCTTTCAGCCGGCTGCCAGCAACAATTACTCTCAATCGAACCGCTGCTAGGTGAAACCGCAGATCTCTTCTATGACGACGAGATGATCTGTGACCGCTTCAGCTATTACCTTGTAATCAACCAGTTATTTTCAGTCATCAACCGCTTCGGCCTTGATGGATTAATCACGGAACAAGTACTACTCGAACGTACCGCTGACAAACTGCAATCACTTCAACCGACGTTGAGCCTGCGTGGCCAACAGCTGATCGATGCGATATTGCACCGGCGCGAAATTCCCTGCAAAGGCAATCTGTTAACCCGTATCGATGATGTTGATGAACTTCAAGCAGATCTTGAACTTGCCGTGTATACCACCATCAAAAACCCTCTGCATGATTTGGCTTTCACTCTGAATCCGTCAACAGCATCGCGATCTCAATCACTGGCGATGCCGAATATGGTTTCGGATTCCATCCCGGATGTGATCCCAGATTCGATCCCGGATTCGATCCCGGATTCGATCCCGGCATAA
- the cpxR_2 gene encoding Transcriptional regulatory protein CpxR, with the protein MDSARILIVEDDATLNDQLAGLLRNRGFRIDQCHDGHQGLSRALEGAFDLILLDVLLPRIDGFSVLNRLRKERQTPVMMLTACGAEEERIEGYSKGADDYMPKPFNFTEMLLRIDALLRRTRKAIEKTSASRLTLDVLTLTRSSQTVSYGDAAVSLTPIQFRLLWVLAENADEVLSKPYLYQTVLKRTFSRYDRALDMHLSRVRRKLMDAGMDPERLATIHGKGYRFS; encoded by the coding sequence ATGGATTCTGCAAGAATTTTGATCGTTGAAGACGACGCGACATTAAATGATCAACTCGCGGGTCTTTTGCGTAATCGAGGATTTCGAATTGATCAATGCCACGACGGGCATCAAGGGTTGTCGCGCGCACTTGAAGGCGCATTCGATCTTATTTTGCTTGATGTGCTATTGCCGCGAATTGACGGGTTTTCAGTGCTTAATCGTTTACGCAAAGAACGCCAAACACCGGTGATGATGCTAACGGCCTGTGGTGCCGAAGAAGAGCGCATTGAGGGCTACAGCAAAGGGGCTGATGACTATATGCCCAAGCCGTTTAATTTCACCGAGATGTTACTTCGTATCGATGCGCTATTGCGGCGTACGCGAAAGGCGATTGAAAAAACCAGTGCCAGTCGGCTCACGCTGGATGTGCTGACGTTGACGCGATCAAGTCAGACTGTCTCATATGGCGATGCAGCGGTATCTCTCACGCCGATTCAGTTTCGATTGTTGTGGGTGCTTGCTGAAAACGCCGATGAGGTATTGAGCAAACCGTATCTCTATCAAACGGTGTTAAAACGCACATTTAGTCGCTATGACCGTGCCCTGGATATGCATTTGAGCCGTGTCAGACGCAAGCTGATGGATGCCGGAATGGATCCGGAGCGTCTTGCAACGATTCATGGAAAGGGCTATCGGTTTTCATGA
- the pfeS_2 gene encoding Sensor protein PfeS gives MKNRLLWTLWLIIAAGTVALFWVIDALKQRTEQQMSFIAEHHQVELLRYGAEAERVLLEDGEAALSVWLEKLQRDEHTWASVSTSSVAPLAGSYLSTQFLDGFRLGRNVEWKIHLYFKDNPIMDVPFADGQTHFLIQLPQRMRPGTYFPYAHLGIQIALPFVVLCLVTWVLYRHVMRPLQQLERATRQFSDGQFDVRVKTLLGKRNDEITALAETFDQMAERTGNLVINQRQLLSDLSHELRTPLTRLDMAVDCFEEGVQTDSTIDRLRHESAVMRDLVDDALMLAWLNNENPRLTSDDFDLAELLSVICEDARFEYPDRHLKLLLPEQGLIQGSSQRALGQAVENIVRNALNHTPPGKSVTVALVLESDGYRVTVRDEGVGVPEHLLADIFRPFFRVDKSRTDSTQTALPVAGKKHGGFGLGLALARRQIAAVGGAVVAFNHQVDGSDRVAGLQIDIVLPTRW, from the coding sequence ATGAAAAACCGTTTGCTGTGGACGCTCTGGCTGATTATAGCTGCAGGAACGGTCGCGCTGTTTTGGGTGATCGATGCGCTCAAGCAGCGCACCGAGCAACAGATGAGTTTTATCGCTGAGCATCACCAAGTGGAGTTGTTACGTTACGGCGCTGAGGCAGAACGCGTTTTGCTTGAGGACGGTGAGGCCGCGCTTTCCGTTTGGCTAGAAAAGCTCCAGCGCGATGAGCATACATGGGCGAGTGTTAGCACTTCATCGGTGGCTCCGTTAGCCGGCAGTTATTTGTCCACGCAATTTCTGGACGGGTTTCGCCTTGGGCGCAACGTAGAGTGGAAAATCCACCTGTACTTCAAAGATAACCCCATCATGGATGTTCCGTTCGCCGATGGTCAGACTCACTTTTTGATTCAGTTACCGCAACGTATGCGGCCCGGCACGTACTTTCCTTATGCGCATTTGGGCATCCAGATTGCGTTGCCATTTGTCGTCCTGTGTCTTGTCACCTGGGTACTCTATCGGCATGTGATGCGACCGTTGCAGCAACTGGAACGAGCCACGCGGCAATTCAGTGATGGGCAGTTTGATGTGAGGGTGAAAACCCTGCTTGGCAAGCGTAATGACGAGATTACTGCCTTGGCTGAAACCTTTGATCAAATGGCTGAGAGAACCGGTAACCTCGTGATTAATCAGCGGCAGTTATTATCGGATTTGTCGCATGAATTACGTACGCCACTGACGCGTCTCGATATGGCTGTTGATTGTTTTGAAGAAGGTGTGCAAACCGACTCGACGATTGATCGATTGCGCCATGAATCTGCCGTAATGCGTGATCTAGTGGATGATGCGCTGATGCTGGCGTGGTTGAACAATGAAAACCCACGTCTCACATCCGATGACTTCGACCTAGCAGAATTACTCTCCGTTATTTGTGAAGATGCCCGCTTTGAATATCCCGACCGACACCTCAAGTTGTTGTTGCCGGAGCAAGGATTGATTCAAGGGAGCAGTCAACGAGCGCTAGGGCAGGCGGTGGAGAACATCGTGCGCAATGCTCTTAATCATACCCCGCCGGGTAAGTCTGTAACTGTTGCGTTAGTGTTAGAATCGGATGGTTATCGTGTCACTGTGCGTGATGAAGGCGTTGGTGTGCCTGAGCATCTGTTAGCGGATATCTTTAGGCCTTTCTTTCGGGTCGATAAATCTCGCACAGATAGTACACAAACTGCATTGCCTGTGGCGGGCAAAAAACACGGTGGCTTTGGTTTGGGTTTGGCGCTAGCGCGTCGTCAAATCGCAGCGGTTGGTGGTGCTGTTGTTGCGTTCAATCATCAGGTTGACGGTTCAGATCGTGTGGCGGGCTTGCAGATTGATATTGTTTTACCGACTCGTTGGTAG
- the mepA_5 gene encoding Multidrug export protein MepA: MSATENNRALDGAVIPTFFYYVVPSIIGLVALTTATLVDGIFVGNGIGSDALAAISIMMPWFTLLTAVSLMLAIGGSVRAGKYVGEDNLPAASAVFSKTLITAALVNLLLAGFSLLAEPLLFAALNTPAELQPAINAYFDVIRWVLVIQLTTMVLYYFVRADGHPMLATVALIVGATTNIVLDYWFIMIEGLGLQGAAIATAIAQCLQLAVLCTYFVSRTRTLSFSLQQQQWREMLYCAFNGVSEFINEISVGLLFLLLNWLLIDSLGIDGLAAFSVINYLIFLSIMLCYGVADALHLLVSQNFGARNFHRIKQFSYVASACVMALGVLIITGLSIAKTAVIDLFLDVKAQHVAELAASIALVVSPLFLVNGTNILISCYLTAIHQPRASAMIALLRSLLLPAGLLVLFYFAVKHSTTLENFHFLAALPAAEWMTFLIAVTIYCRHQHLEAADG; the protein is encoded by the coding sequence ATGTCTGCAACCGAGAATAACCGGGCCCTTGACGGGGCTGTTATACCCACCTTTTTCTATTATGTTGTGCCATCGATTATTGGTCTTGTTGCCCTCACCACAGCAACACTCGTTGATGGAATTTTTGTAGGTAATGGCATCGGAAGCGATGCATTGGCTGCGATTAGCATCATGATGCCTTGGTTTACATTGCTAACCGCTGTGTCGCTGATGTTAGCCATCGGAGGTTCGGTGCGGGCGGGTAAATACGTGGGGGAAGATAACCTGCCAGCCGCATCAGCCGTTTTCAGCAAAACACTGATCACTGCCGCACTGGTGAATCTACTGCTCGCTGGCTTTAGCCTACTCGCCGAGCCGTTGCTTTTCGCTGCGCTCAATACCCCCGCCGAGTTGCAACCTGCCATCAATGCGTATTTCGATGTCATTCGCTGGGTGCTGGTGATTCAGCTGACAACCATGGTGCTTTACTATTTTGTGCGCGCAGACGGCCACCCAATGCTGGCGACAGTTGCCTTGATCGTCGGTGCGACGACCAATATCGTACTCGACTATTGGTTTATTATGATCGAAGGATTAGGGCTACAAGGCGCAGCAATAGCGACGGCGATTGCCCAATGTTTGCAATTGGCAGTGCTGTGCACGTACTTTGTAAGCCGCACACGAACGTTGAGTTTCAGCCTGCAACAGCAGCAATGGCGGGAGATGCTGTATTGCGCGTTTAACGGTGTCTCAGAGTTTATCAATGAAATCTCCGTTGGCTTGTTATTCCTGCTGCTCAACTGGCTGTTAATTGACTCTCTGGGAATCGACGGGTTAGCTGCCTTCAGTGTCATCAACTACCTGATCTTTCTTAGTATTATGCTGTGCTATGGCGTCGCCGATGCCCTTCATTTGCTGGTGAGTCAGAACTTTGGGGCACGCAATTTTCACCGAATAAAACAATTTTCGTACGTTGCATCAGCCTGTGTAATGGCCCTTGGTGTGCTCATCATAACCGGCCTGTCTATCGCCAAAACTGCAGTCATCGATCTGTTCCTTGACGTCAAAGCTCAGCATGTTGCGGAGCTTGCCGCGAGTATTGCGTTGGTCGTTAGCCCGTTGTTTCTCGTTAATGGCACCAACATTTTGATCAGTTGTTATCTCACCGCGATACACCAGCCGCGCGCCTCGGCAATGATCGCATTGTTGCGCAGTTTACTCTTACCGGCGGGTCTACTCGTGCTTTTCTATTTCGCGGTTAAACACAGCACGACGTTGGAGAACTTTCATTTTTTGGCAGCACTTCCTGCTGCTGAGTGGATGACGTTTCTTATTGCGGTGACAATTTACTGCCGACATCAACACCTTGAAGCCGCTGATGGGTAA